In a single window of the Elaeis guineensis isolate ETL-2024a chromosome 4, EG11, whole genome shotgun sequence genome:
- the LOC105034257 gene encoding cytokinin dehydrogenase 3 encodes MEFALFCTRVNALVLLLALCSPYKFIQSPMDFGPLNFLQTTNTASLDFGRILFNSPSAVLRPQSPRDISLLLSFLSASSYSKVTVAARGAGHSIYGQAQALDGIVIEMDSIPSNVVIREKGEDEAGFSYADVSGGALWIELLEESLKFGLAPRSWTDYLYLSIGGTLSNGGISGQTFKYGPQISNVLQLEVVTGKGEVVTCSPNKSSDLFYAVLGGLGQFGIITSARILLQEAPHKVRWVRAFYEDFSTFISDQELLVSMPNLVDYVEGFIVLNEQSLHSASIAFPAHLDFIHKFQSKGSSSKVYYCVEFAVHDYQTKGTDVEQVVEEISRLLSYLPSHIYSVEVSYFDFLNRVRMEEMSLRGRGLWDVPHPWLNMFVPKSGIKEFRDLLMENISSDDFEGPLLIYPLIRDKWDMNMSVVLPEAVREQVVYVVGVLRSASPASCSTHCLNNLLHRHRHVAETASRPHIGGKQYLAHHPSTAHWQDHFGPRWDQFKARKSRFDPLSILAPGHGIFPRLYAPSH; translated from the exons ATGGAGTTTGCTCTGTTCTGCACTAGAGTCAATGCCCTtgttctccttctagctctttgTTCTCCATACAAGTTCATTCAGAGCCCCATGGACTTTGGGCCCTTGAACTTTCTTCAGACCACAAACACAGCATCCCTTGACTTTGGGAGGATCCTCTTCAACTCTCCCTCAGCAGTCCTCAGGCCTCAATCCCCCAGAGACATCTCTCTTCTACTCAGCTTCCTCTCTGCTTCATCCTACAGCAAGGTCACAGTTGCAGCAAGAGGAGCAGGTCACTCCATCTATGGCCAAGCCCAAGCACTTGACGGCATTGTTATTGAGATGGACTCCATTCCCTCCAACGTAGTAATCCGCGAGAAAGGAGAAGATGAGGCTGGCTTCTCCTATGCTGATGTTAGTGGTGGGGCTCTTTGGATTGAGCTGTTggaggagagcttgaagtttgggcTGGCCCCAAGGTCTTGGACTGATTACCTCTATCTCAGCATTGGTGGGACTCTCTCCAATGGTGGTATCAGTGGCCAGACTTTCAAATATGGCCCTCAAATCAGCAATGTCCTGCAACTAGAAGTGGTAACAG GAAAAGGAGAGGTGGTGACATGCTCACCCAACAAAAGTTCAGATCTTTTTTATGCAGTCCTGGGTGGGCTAGGCCAGTTTGGCATCATAACAAGTGCCAGAATCCTGCTACAAGAGGCTCCACATAAG GTGAGATGGGTGAGAGCCTTTTATGAGGACTTCAGTACCTTTATCAGTGACCAAGAATTGCTGGTCTCCATGCCAAACTTGGTGGACTATGTTGAGGGCTTCATAGTTCTCAATGAACAGTCCCTCCACAGCGCTTCTATTGCCTTCCCTGCCCACCTAGACTTCATCCATAAGTTCCAGAGCAAAGGCAGCAGCTCTAAAGTCTACTACTGCGTTGAGTTTGCTGTCCATGACTACCAAACCAAGGGCACTGATGTAGAACAA GTTGTGGAGGAGATTTCAAGGCTGTTGAGCTACTTGCCCTCTCACATCTACAGTGTGGAGGTCTCCTACTTTGATTTCCTCAACAGAGTCAGGATGGAAGAAATGAGCCTTAGAGGGAGAGGCCTATGGGATGTTCCCCACCCTTGGCTTAACATGTTTGTGCCCAAGTCTGGGATCAAAGAGTTCAGGGACTTGCTGATGGAGAATATTTCCTCTGATGACTTTGAGGGCCCTCTTCTCATTTATCCACTCATAAGAGACAA GTGGGACATGAACATGTCTGTAGTGTTGCCGGAGGCCGTCCGCGAACAGGTGGTGTATGTGGTGGGAGTTCTCCGCTCGGCCAGTCCGGCCAGCTGCTCCACCCATTGCCTCAACAACCTCCTCCACCGCCACCGCCATGTCGCAGAGACTGCTTCTAGGCCTCACATAGGAGGCAAGCAGTATCTGGCCCACCACCCCTCTACAGCCCATTGGCAGGACCACTTCGGCCCACGTTGGGACCAGTTCAAGGCCCGCAAGTCCCGGTTCGACCCACTTAGCATTCTGGCCCCGGGCCATGGCATCTTTCCAAGGCTCTATGCCCCTTCACATTGA